In the genome of Leguminivora glycinivorella isolate SPB_JAAS2020 chromosome 21, LegGlyc_1.1, whole genome shotgun sequence, one region contains:
- the LOC125237372 gene encoding guanine nucleotide-binding protein G(I)/G(S)/G(T) subunit beta-1: protein MNELDSLRQEAETLKNAIRDARKAACDTSLSQATGNLEPIGRIQMRTRRTLRGHLAKIYAMHWGSDSRNLVSASQDGKLIVWDSHTTNKVHAIPLRSSWVMTCAYAPSGSYVACGGLDNICSIYSLKTREGNVRVSRELPGHSGYLSCCRFLDDNQILTSSGDMTCALWDIETGQQCGQFTGHTGDVMSLSLAPDQRTFVSGACDASAKLWDIRDCQCKQTFPGHESDINAVTFFPSGFAFATGSDDATCRMFDIRADQELAMYSHDNIICGITSVAFSKSGRLLLAGYDDFNCNVWDSMKSERAGILAGHDNRVSCLGVTENGMAVATGSWDSFLRIWN from the exons ATGAATGAGCTTGACAGTTTACGTCAGGAGGCGGAGACCCTCAAAAATGCCATTAGG GACGCGCGCAAGGCGGCATGCGACACTTCGCTCTCGCAGGCGACGGGCAACTTGGAGCCCATCGGGCGCATCCAGATGCGCACGCGCCGCACGCTGCGCGGCCACCTCGCCAAGATCTACGCCATGCACTGGGGGAGCGACTCCag GAACCTGGTATCCGCGTCCCAAGACGGCAAGCTAATCGTATGGGACAGTCATACCACCAACAAGGTGCATGCCATCCCGCTCCGCTCCTCCTGGGTGATGACCTGTGCTTACGCGCCCTCTGGCTCGTATGTGGCCTGCGGCGGGCTTGACAACATCTGCTCCATCTACAG CCTGAAGACCCGCGAAGGTAACGTGCGCGTCTCCCGCGAGCTCCCCGGCCACTCCGGCTACCTGTCCTGCTGCCGGTTCCTCGACGACAACCAGATCCTCACCAGCTCGGGCGACATGACCTG CGCCCTCTGGGACATCGAGACCGGACAGCAGTGCGGCCAGTTCACCGGTCACACCGGCGACGTGATGTCGCTGTCGCTCGCGCCCGACCAGCGCACCTTCGTGTCCGGCGCCTGCGACGCCTCCGCCAAGCTGTGGGACATCCGCGACTGCCAGTGCAAGCAGACCTTCCCCGGACACGAGAGCGACATCAACGCCGTCACG TTCTTCCCGTCCGGGTTCGCGTTCGCGACCGGCTCGGACGACGCGACGTGCCGCATGTTCGACATCCGCGCCGACCAGGAGCTCGCGATGTACTCTCACGACAACATCATCTGCGGCATCACGAGCGTTGCCTTCTCCAAGTCGGGCCGCCTGCTGCTCGCCGGCTACGACGACTTCAACTGCAACGTGTGGGATTCGATGAAGAGCGAGCGTGCCG GCATCCTGGCCGGCCACGACAACCGCGTGTCCTGCCTCGGCGTGACGGAGAACGGCATGGCCGTCGCCACCGGCTCCTGGGATTCGTTCCTCCGCATCTGGAACTAA